From Pandoraea vervacti, the proteins below share one genomic window:
- a CDS encoding response regulator yields the protein MIADDHAIIRDGLKKIIAMAPDMSVVSEAVDGDDVLKRLRLTTVDVLLLDMSMPGKSGIALISQIKATYPALPVLVLSMYRESQYAVQAIRAGAAGYLTKNAESEQLMSAIRRVARGGTVVSPLVAEKLVRQLQQLTEALPHTRLTAREFQIFQMLVEGNGINDIARCLSLSAKTVSTHKANILAKMDIPSTAGLVHYAIEHGLIVAETDA from the coding sequence ATGATTGCGGACGACCACGCGATCATTCGCGACGGCCTGAAAAAGATTATCGCGATGGCGCCGGACATGTCGGTCGTGTCCGAAGCCGTGGATGGCGACGATGTCCTCAAGCGCCTGCGCCTCACAACCGTGGACGTGCTGCTGCTCGACATGTCGATGCCCGGCAAGAGCGGCATCGCCCTGATTTCGCAGATCAAGGCGACGTACCCTGCGCTGCCGGTGCTGGTCCTGAGCATGTATCGCGAATCGCAGTACGCGGTGCAGGCGATTCGTGCAGGGGCGGCAGGGTATCTGACAAAGAACGCCGAGTCCGAACAGTTAATGAGCGCGATCCGACGCGTGGCGCGCGGCGGCACGGTCGTCTCGCCGCTGGTCGCCGAGAAGCTCGTGCGTCAATTGCAACAACTCACCGAGGCGCTGCCGCATACGCGCCTTACGGCCCGGGAATTTCAGATATTCCAGATGCTCGTCGAGGGTAACGGGATCAACGACATCGCGCGCTGCCTGTCGCTCTCGGCCAAGACGGTCAGCACGCACAAGGCCAACATTCTGGCCAAGATGGACATTCCGTCAACCGCCGGTCTCGTTCACTACGCCATCGAACACGGTCTGATCGTGGCCGAGACCGATGCGTGA